In Glycine max cultivar Williams 82 chromosome 7, Glycine_max_v4.0, whole genome shotgun sequence, a single window of DNA contains:
- the LOC100778559 gene encoding jasmonate ZIM domain-containing protein 1: MSSFPNTVAEGRRSGKAPEKSTFSQTCSLLSQFLKEKRASADSTLGIGGKMEPKANTKALLGSLQNSDGALKLSASAMEFLPQLVENPCIKKSRSPGPESPQLTIFYAGKMLVFDAFPPEKATEVMEMATKLASNNSGTEESPPSLPVTTEKLAVSKMPQTNTSSETPKPGNQGVGSDMRYPRRASLLKFLEKRKERVNARGPYQMNNLKPEGSSSGGEPEDQCSKQFDLNF; the protein is encoded by the exons ATGTCAAGCTTCCCCAACACGGTGGCGGAAGGCCGCAGGTCCGGCAAGGCACCGGAAAAATCCACCTTTTCTCAGACTTGCAGCCTCTTGAGCCAGTTCTTGAAGGAGAAACGTGCTTCTGCTGATTCCACCCTTGGAATTGGTGGAAAAATGGAACCTAAAG CGAATACCAAGGCTTTGTTAGGAAGCTTGCAAAACTCTGATGGGGCCTTAAAGCTAAGCGCTTCTGCCATGGAATTTCTTCCCCAGCTTGTGGAAAACCCCTGCATTAAGAAGTCTAG GTCACCGGGACCTGAATCTCCCCAATTGACAATATTCTATGCCGGAAAAATGTTGGTATTTGATGCCTTTCCGCCGGAGAAGGCGACAGAGGTCATGGAGATGGCCACCAAGTTGGCCTCGAACAACTCCGGCACTGAAGAAAGTCCCCCTAGCCTTCCGGTTACCACTGAAAAATTGGCTGTGTCCAAGATGCCTCAAACAAACACATCCTCAGAAACCCCTAAGCCCGGAAACCAAGGGGTTGGTTCAG ATATGAGGTACCCAAGGAGAGCTTCACTTCTAAAATTtcttgagaaaagaaaagaaag GGTCAATGCTAGAGGGCCATACCAAATGAACAATCTCAAGCCAGAAGGAAGCAGTTCAGGTGGTGAACCTGAAGATCAGTGTTCCAAACAGTTTGACCTTAACTTTTAG